The following coding sequences lie in one Scatophagus argus isolate fScaArg1 chromosome 9, fScaArg1.pri, whole genome shotgun sequence genomic window:
- the lingo4b gene encoding leucine-rich repeat and immunoglobulin-like domain-containing nogo receptor-interacting protein 4b, whose product MFVESVVRWGAWSILLQFGMHVSAGSCPPRCVCRPEAKEVICSSKHLNSVPEGFSSDARRLDLSHNKIKTVGRRQFSGLLQLQELDLSDNLISMIEVEAFQGLQNLRTLRINNNRLKIIPVGVFSGLSGLRFLDLSQNEILVFLDYTFKEMGNLQTLDAEENDLVFISQRAFFGLQNLQELNIDRSNLTSVPTEALSQLQSLTRLRMLRLTISTLPNNAFRRLHRLRSLLIANWPALDTLASNSLIGLNLTSLVISSCNLSAIPYSALRHLVYLRFLDLSYNPITVIQGNMLGDLLRLQELHLAGGSLLRIEPGAFRGLAYFRMLNVTSNQLTTLEESVFHSVGNLQVLRLDGNPLACDCRLIWVVRRRLRLNFDGHQPTCSSPDAVRQREFRDFSEKELPRLFTCRPARIMDRRPQEARVEEGTTVLFSCKADGDPLPSITWISSHKNVVSPTGRIRVLPNGTLEVRFAQVQDSGTYQCLAGNAAGNDSLTVGLYVKGLPRNRTIPFFSEESWPEPSNPQAANSSAQMAKPYPFDAKTLIIATTMGFLSFLSSVAICFVFMFFWSQSKGQIKHTATIDFVPRSSMGGGGGDGGDGGRFTMKLI is encoded by the coding sequence ATGTTTGTGGAGTCAGTTGTCCGATGGGGGGCATGGAGCATCCTGCTCCAGTTTGGAATGCATGTGTCTGCAGGAAGCTGTCCTCCACGCTGTGTGTGTCGACCTGAAGCTAAAGAAGTGATCTGCTCCAGCAAACATTTGAACTCTGTGCCAGAGGGCTTTTCCAGCGATGCCAGGCGTCTGGATTTATCCCACAATAAGATTAAGACTGTGGGGCGCCGCCAGTTCTCTGGCCTCCTGCAACTTCAAGAGTTGGATCTCAGTGATAATTTAATCTCCATGATTGAGGTGGAGGCTTTCCAGGGCCTACAGAATCTCAGGACGCTTCGTATTAACAATAACCGACTCAAAATCATCCCGGTTGGGGTGTTTTCTGGCCTGTCCGGTCTGCGCTTTCTGGATTTAAGCCAGAATGAGATTCTGGTCTTCTTGGACTACACCTTCAAAGAGATGGGGAACCTGCAAACACTGGATGCCGAGGAGAATGACTTGGTCTTCATCTCCCAGCGGGCCTTCTTTGGTCTGCAGAATCTGCAGGAGCTCAACATAGACCGCAGCAACCTGACCTCTGTTCCCACTGAGGCACTGTCCCAGCTCCAGAGCCTGACACGTCTTCGCATGCTACGTCTCACCATCTCTACACTGCCCAACAATGCTTTCCGACGACTCCACCGTCTGCGTAGCCTCCTGATTGCCAACTGGCCAGCACTGGACACGCTGGCTAGCAACAGCCTGATAGGTCTTAATCTGACCTCACTTGTCATCAGCAGCTGCAACCTAAGTGCTATTCCTTACTCAGCACTTCGTCACCTGGTGTATTTACGCTTCCTAGACCTGTCCTACAACCCCATCACTGTTATCCAAGGTAATATGCTAGGGGACCTTCTGAGACTCCAAGAGTTGCACCTGGCAGGAGGGAGCTTGCTACGAATAGAGCCGGGGGCCTTTAGGGGACTGGCCTACTTTCGCATGCTTAATGTCACATCCAATCAGCTCACTACTTTGGAGGAGAGTGTCTTCCACTCTGTGGGGAACCTTCAGGTGCTGCGGTTGGATGGGAATCCCCTAGCATGTGACTGCCGACTCATCTGGGTTGTCCGCCGCCGATTACGCTTGAACTTTGATGGACATCAGCCCACTTGTTCGTCTCCGGATGCAGTGAGACAACGCGAATTCAGAGACTTCTCGGAGAAGGAGCTCCCAAGGCTGTTTACCTGCCGGCCTGCCCGTATCATGGACCGCAGGCCACAGGAGGCAAGAGTAGAGGAGGGCACTACAGTTCTCTTCTCCTGTAAAGCTGATGGAGATCCATTGCCATCTATCACCTGGATCTCATCCCATAAGAATGTGGTTTCTCCAACTGGACGAATCAGAGTTTTGCCCAATGGTACTCTTGAAGTGCGGTTTGCCCAAGTTCAGGACAGTGGCACATATCAGTGCCTGGCGGGCAATGCGGCCGGCAATGACAGCCTGACTGTCGGTCTGTACGTGAAGGGGCTCCCTCGTAACCGAACCATCCCCTTTTTCTCAGAGGAGAGCTGGCCGGAGCCTTCAAATCCCCAAGCTGCCAACTCTTCTGCTCAAATGGCCAAGCCGTACCCATTTGATGCAAAGACCCTGATCATCGCCACCACAATGGGCTTCCTGTCTTTCCTCAGCTCGGTGGCCATCTGCTTTGTCTTCATGTTCTTCTGGAGCCAGAGCAAAGGtcagatcaaacacacagcaactaTTGACTTTGTTCCTCGATCTTCCATGGGTGGTGGAGGAGGCGACGGAGGTGATGGTGGCCGGTTCACCATGAAacttatttaa